Proteins co-encoded in one Candidatus Korarchaeum sp. genomic window:
- a CDS encoding hydroxymethylglutaryl-CoA synthase: protein MKPNRKVGIIGWGVYIPKWRIRSEELARGWGREWKRYAAGIMVEEKSVPGLDEDTLTIAYEASLNALRRAKIDPSELRAVYVGTESKPYAVKTTATILAEALGAGGPKRLTTGADYEFACKAGTEAIQSVIGLVGSGMIDYGLAVGADTAQGAPGDALEYTASAGGAAYILGPAEDSIAVIEASLSYVTDTPDFWRRQHEHYPAHTRAFTGEPAYFKHIISAARELMSLMGTGPNDYDYAIFHQPNGKFPLRVGARLGFTPDKIKPGLITPYIGNTYSGSALVGLAAVLDQAKPGQKILLVSFGSGAGSDAFHIEVREGIEAVQDLAPKTMDYVSRKEYIDYAIYARFRRMIKMLHDFSGY, encoded by the coding sequence ATGAAGCCTAATAGGAAGGTTGGGATCATTGGATGGGGTGTTTACATACCGAAGTGGAGGATAAGGTCGGAAGAGCTCGCTAGAGGATGGGGGAGGGAGTGGAAGCGGTACGCAGCAGGTATAATGGTTGAGGAGAAGAGCGTGCCCGGATTGGATGAGGATACTCTCACTATAGCATATGAGGCATCCTTGAATGCCCTGAGGAGAGCTAAGATAGATCCTTCTGAGCTCAGGGCTGTATATGTCGGTACAGAATCGAAGCCTTACGCTGTCAAAACTACAGCGACGATACTCGCAGAGGCCCTAGGTGCTGGAGGGCCGAAAAGACTCACTACAGGTGCTGATTATGAGTTCGCATGCAAGGCAGGAACTGAAGCTATTCAATCAGTGATAGGATTAGTAGGATCCGGGATGATAGATTACGGGCTAGCAGTAGGGGCTGATACTGCACAAGGAGCTCCTGGAGATGCTTTAGAATATACAGCATCTGCTGGAGGCGCAGCTTACATTTTGGGGCCCGCTGAGGATTCCATAGCTGTTATAGAAGCATCCCTGTCTTATGTGACTGATACCCCAGATTTCTGGAGGAGGCAGCATGAACATTATCCAGCTCACACGAGAGCTTTCACAGGGGAGCCGGCTTACTTCAAGCACATAATATCAGCTGCGAGAGAGTTGATGAGCTTAATGGGGACCGGACCAAACGATTATGATTACGCTATATTCCACCAGCCCAATGGCAAGTTCCCACTGAGAGTAGGGGCTAGATTGGGTTTCACACCCGATAAGATAAAACCCGGGCTCATAACCCCCTATATAGGCAATACTTACTCCGGATCAGCTCTAGTTGGCCTAGCAGCAGTTCTGGATCAGGCGAAGCCCGGACAGAAGATATTATTGGTCTCCTTCGGATCCGGTGCTGGTAGCGATGCTTTCCACATAGAGGTCCGAGAGGGGATTGAGGCTGTCCAAGATCTCGCACCTAAGACTATGGACTACGTCTCGAGAAAGGAGTACATAGATTATGCTATTTACGCTAGATTCAGGAGGATGATAAAGATGTTGCACGATTTCAGCGGCTACTGA
- a CDS encoding succinate dehydrogenase iron-sulfur subunit encodes MESSMDLWKPVGTVKIRVYKYNPRRDFAPGWKEYEIEVSRGTTILDALLRIKEEIDPSLAFRYSCGQALCGSCAMMVNGRQMLICRTRVLEVAKDGKIELRPLDNFPIIRDLACDFKSFFDKHRAVKPWIIRKDAEELENPTGDYKQTIEEYARYYQFTDCLLCGACYSACPTVSTDHEYLGPHALAQAYRYIIDTRDDGLEERIAVVDSDHGCWRCHFATSCSDVCPKYVDPAQGIQLLKKLIMRSKLGFKPHKPAEVLSSKIGEVKRR; translated from the coding sequence ATGGAGTCGTCCATGGACCTCTGGAAACCCGTTGGGACTGTTAAGATTAGGGTTTACAAGTATAATCCGAGGAGAGACTTCGCGCCAGGATGGAAGGAATATGAGATTGAGGTGAGCAGAGGAACTACGATACTTGATGCGCTCCTGAGGATCAAGGAGGAGATAGATCCCTCTCTAGCGTTCAGATATTCCTGTGGGCAGGCTTTATGTGGTTCATGCGCTATGATGGTTAATGGGAGGCAGATGCTCATCTGCAGGACTAGGGTCTTGGAAGTAGCGAAGGATGGTAAGATTGAGCTGAGACCTCTCGATAACTTCCCGATAATCAGGGACCTGGCTTGCGATTTCAAATCCTTCTTCGATAAGCATAGGGCGGTCAAGCCTTGGATAATAAGGAAGGATGCAGAAGAATTAGAGAATCCAACTGGAGACTATAAGCAGACGATAGAAGAATACGCGAGGTATTACCAGTTCACTGACTGTCTGTTATGCGGAGCTTGTTATTCCGCTTGTCCAACTGTCTCGACTGACCATGAGTACTTGGGCCCCCACGCTCTAGCGCAAGCATATAGGTACATCATCGACACTAGGGATGACGGTTTAGAGGAGAGGATAGCTGTAGTAGATAGTGATCACGGATGCTGGCGTTGTCACTTTGCCACCTCTTGCTCCGATGTCTGTCCTAAGTACGTCGATCCGGCTCAAGGGATACAACTCCTCAAGAAACTCATCATGAGAAGTAAATTGGGCTTCAAGCCCCATAAACCAGCTGAAGTATTGTCTTCGAAGATAGGTGAGGTCAAGAGGAGGTAA
- a CDS encoding N-glycosylase/DNA lyase, with translation MGVDDLVNDVLRLRGSEVRGIIERRMREFECEKDNEELFKELVFCILTANFSAEGGLRILESLGDDIFTLTKEELADKLAKLGHRYPRKRAEFIVEARKLIPILKDIISSFRDERLLREWLVKNVKGLGYKEASHFLRNIGFKNVSIIDFHILDLLVRYGILEGKPRNLNRAKYLMIESILEEISRRTGMALGELDLYLWYIETGKVLK, from the coding sequence ATGGGAGTGGACGACTTAGTGAATGATGTGCTAAGATTGAGGGGTAGTGAGGTGAGGGGGATCATAGAGAGAAGAATGAGGGAATTTGAGTGTGAAAAGGACAATGAAGAGCTCTTTAAGGAGTTAGTATTCTGCATATTGACAGCCAATTTCAGCGCGGAGGGCGGTCTGAGGATCTTGGAATCCTTAGGCGATGATATCTTCACATTAACTAAGGAAGAACTGGCTGATAAGTTAGCTAAGCTAGGTCATAGATACCCTAGGAAGAGAGCTGAATTCATCGTCGAGGCTAGGAAGCTCATCCCGATTCTGAAGGATATAATATCCAGTTTCAGAGATGAGAGGCTATTGAGAGAATGGTTAGTGAAGAATGTTAAGGGGTTGGGCTATAAGGAAGCTAGTCATTTCCTTAGGAACATTGGATTTAAGAACGTCTCGATAATAGATTTTCATATCCTCGATTTGCTGGTAAGGTACGGTATACTCGAGGGGAAGCCCAGAAACTTGAACAGAGCTAAATATCTGATGATAGAATCTATCCTAGAGGAGATCTCTAGGAGGACAGGTATGGCTCTGGGAGAACTCGACCTCTATCTATGGTATATTGAGACGGGAAAAGTTCTTAAGTAG
- a CDS encoding QueT transporter family protein yields MKGKGVAIRVAFTSIFAALYASLTIALAPLSFYEVQVRVSDSLLALSILFGPPVIIGTSLGCFIANLIGPFGIIDALGGSVANLVATYIGWKLRRRRAFALIQMPITVSLIVSTYLHALLNLPLIIVFLYLLAGSVISIDIMGLLLLRVIEARYGDHKHDFKQ; encoded by the coding sequence ATGAAGGGAAAGGGGGTAGCGATAAGAGTAGCGTTTACTTCGATATTCGCAGCTCTATATGCTTCCTTAACGATCGCTTTAGCTCCTCTCTCATTTTATGAGGTACAAGTGAGAGTTTCAGATTCTCTATTAGCTCTCTCAATACTTTTCGGTCCACCTGTCATAATAGGCACATCCCTAGGATGCTTTATTGCGAATCTCATTGGTCCATTTGGTATAATCGATGCTTTGGGAGGATCTGTTGCGAATTTAGTCGCGACATATATCGGGTGGAAGTTGAGGAGGAGAAGGGCATTCGCACTCATCCAGATGCCGATCACAGTCTCTTTAATAGTATCTACTTACTTACATGCGCTGTTGAACCTCCCCCTGATAATAGTCTTCCTCTATCTGCTTGCAGGATCCGTCATATCGATAGATATCATGGGCCTGCTCCTCCTCAGGGTAATCGAGGCTCGTTATGGTGATCATAAGCATGATTTTAAACAATAA